In one window of Leptospira sp. GIMC2001 DNA:
- the cmk gene encoding (d)CMP kinase, whose product MDYSNEVIAIDGPAGSGKSTVAREIGKILGIEYLDSGAFYRALTLALFNIFELSNESQSFPDWTKVAEQELDLSNIDIRLHFGEGKENRIFLNNVDVSQDIRTPQITEKIKFVADKRRFRDFVNERIRDLATKHKLVMDGRDIGTEVFPNSRYKFFLTASPKERANRRFAELQAKNVSVNWDDVFHEMVERDNSDKNREIAPLVQAKDAILIDTDERTIKLVIETILSGIQEAK is encoded by the coding sequence TTGGATTATTCAAATGAAGTGATCGCAATCGATGGACCTGCAGGCTCAGGAAAGAGTACAGTTGCAAGAGAAATTGGTAAGATATTGGGAATCGAATATCTGGATTCGGGAGCTTTTTATAGAGCTCTTACTCTTGCCTTATTTAATATATTTGAATTAAGTAATGAATCCCAGAGTTTTCCTGATTGGACAAAAGTTGCTGAGCAAGAATTGGATCTATCGAATATTGATATTCGTCTTCATTTCGGTGAAGGAAAAGAAAATCGAATTTTTCTCAATAATGTTGATGTCTCTCAAGATATCCGAACTCCTCAAATCACTGAAAAGATTAAATTTGTCGCTGATAAAAGAAGATTTCGAGATTTTGTGAACGAACGAATCCGTGATCTTGCCACAAAACACAAGCTAGTGATGGACGGTCGAGACATTGGAACCGAAGTATTTCCCAATTCCCGCTATAAATTTTTCTTAACAGCAAGCCCAAAAGAGAGAGCGAATCGCAGATTTGCCGAATTACAGGCGAAGAATGTTTCAGTAAATTGGGACGATGTCTTTCATGAAATGGTAGAAAGAGACAATTCAGACAAAAATCGAGAAATCGCGCCATTAGTTCAGGCGAAAGATGCAATCTTAATTGACACCGATGAGCGCACAATAAAACTTGTAATAGAAACGATCCTGTCTGGAATCCAGGAAGCCAAATGA
- the dxs gene encoding 1-deoxy-D-xylulose-5-phosphate synthase, which yields MTLYPYLDRIRFPSDLRNLQPEDLPSVCRDLREFIIDTLAGIGGHFASNLGVVELTVALHYVFKTPDDKLIWDVGHQTYPHKILTGRRDELKTVRKFGGLSGFPKREESPYDLYNTGHAGTSISQVLGEACARDLLGLSHKIVGVIGDASIATGMALEAMNHGGHIRPNSIIVLNDNYMSISKNVGSISSYLNALISSQIYNSWKKFTYTFMQWLPIIGPAILSFMRKAEKSFKHFMTPGGLFEDLGFSYFGPVNGHDVLGLVKILNKVQNIEGPVVLHVITQKGKGYDPAEKDPIKYHGVTPFNKLDGAMAPADSNKISYSKIVGNTLIDLTKVNPKIAVITPAMIEGSGLKEYSEMFPNHTFDVGIAEQHSIAFAGAMSSGGAIPYVCIYSTFLTRGMDQLVEDVSLMNLPVRFVIDRAGVVGPDGETHQGLSDIGYLLGLPNMDLVVPSSGQDIIDSLHFMNTYDSSPIAIRFPKDSVKLADLNFAEPRPLTPGKFRILSQGSDLAILSIGSMLDISQKTRKLLEEKDKSVKLIDLFWLRPLDWEALESELGSVNKFIIMDESYRDMGASGYILNQLNPNTLNKFLKTIALPPEPILHGDRIEILDHYNISPEKIYSSILPLL from the coding sequence ATGACTCTATATCCCTATCTAGATAGAATTCGATTCCCATCTGATTTAAGGAATCTCCAGCCAGAAGATTTGCCTTCTGTTTGTAGAGATTTGCGTGAATTCATAATTGATACTTTGGCGGGTATTGGAGGGCATTTTGCCAGCAATTTAGGAGTCGTTGAACTCACAGTCGCCCTTCATTATGTTTTCAAGACACCGGATGACAAACTGATCTGGGATGTAGGCCACCAAACTTATCCTCACAAAATTCTAACAGGTCGCCGAGACGAACTCAAAACGGTTCGAAAATTCGGTGGATTGTCAGGCTTCCCCAAAAGAGAAGAGAGTCCTTATGATTTATACAATACTGGCCATGCAGGAACTTCAATTTCACAGGTGTTAGGTGAAGCTTGTGCGAGAGACTTGTTGGGTCTTAGTCATAAGATAGTCGGTGTGATTGGGGATGCGTCCATTGCTACTGGAATGGCATTGGAAGCAATGAATCATGGTGGGCATATTCGACCCAACTCAATCATCGTATTGAATGACAATTATATGTCCATATCCAAGAATGTCGGTTCCATTTCTTCTTATTTGAATGCTCTTATATCTTCTCAGATTTACAATTCTTGGAAGAAATTTACTTATACTTTTATGCAATGGTTGCCAATCATTGGACCTGCTATATTGAGTTTTATGCGTAAAGCAGAGAAAAGTTTTAAGCATTTTATGACTCCTGGTGGACTTTTTGAAGATCTTGGATTCTCCTATTTTGGTCCAGTGAACGGACATGATGTACTTGGCTTAGTCAAAATTCTCAATAAAGTTCAAAATATTGAAGGACCCGTTGTTTTGCATGTGATCACTCAGAAAGGAAAAGGTTATGATCCAGCAGAAAAAGATCCGATCAAATACCATGGAGTAACTCCTTTTAATAAATTGGATGGGGCTATGGCTCCTGCTGATTCAAATAAAATTTCTTATAGCAAAATTGTTGGAAATACTTTAATTGACCTAACTAAAGTTAATCCAAAAATCGCTGTCATTACTCCAGCAATGATCGAAGGATCTGGATTAAAAGAATATTCAGAAATGTTTCCTAATCATACATTTGATGTTGGAATTGCTGAGCAACACTCAATAGCTTTTGCGGGTGCAATGTCTAGCGGTGGTGCAATACCGTATGTATGCATCTATTCTACTTTTCTAACGCGCGGGATGGATCAGTTAGTCGAGGATGTATCCCTTATGAATCTGCCTGTTCGTTTCGTTATCGATCGTGCCGGAGTCGTCGGACCGGACGGTGAGACACACCAAGGACTATCTGATATAGGTTATCTTCTCGGATTGCCGAATATGGATTTAGTTGTTCCATCGTCTGGTCAAGATATCATTGACTCTTTACATTTTATGAATACTTACGATAGTTCTCCTATCGCTATTCGATTTCCAAAAGATTCCGTGAAACTAGCAGATTTGAATTTTGCCGAGCCGCGTCCTTTGACTCCTGGAAAGTTTAGAATTTTGTCACAAGGCAGTGACCTTGCAATTCTTTCCATTGGTTCTATGCTTGATATATCCCAGAAGACTAGAAAGCTTTTGGAAGAAAAAGATAAATCTGTGAAGTTGATTGATCTTTTTTGGCTAAGACCATTGGATTGGGAGGCATTGGAATCCGAGCTTGGATCTGTTAACAAATTCATAATCATGGATGAGAGCTATCGAGATATGGGTGCAAGTGGATATATCCTCAATCAATTGAATCCCAATACTTTGAATAAATTTCTCAAAACGATTGCACTTCCACCAGAACCAATCTTGCATGGTGATAGAATTGAAATTTTGGATCACTACAATATCAGTCCAGAAAAAATATATTCGTCCATTCTTCCTCTGCTTTAA
- a CDS encoding cyclic nucleotide-binding domain-containing protein, which produces MPIDTRTNNQKLQIQAGEVLFLEGSPCNSLNILHEGNVSFEKKIGESSIPLYILPGPNVTLGANSLLTNSNYNYTIRSRSTCILSTYAMNASSVQKTLISKLSLGMMIARTSLKEISEFYKKNNQVRKLSSSIEAFSDNLSLVYYLCNPSVFPDIKLSEPIPDDPNIIDPVIRLVRDNLSNFQERGGRLPDEPNTKFLEDNMSEFLFKTYLEEIDLDDKEFHFIRKILNVNPKIQGALFESDPSLMIHSLEKLSDTFTGLNNLLQAEAENLQNLLNLYGGDEYSLIEKYLLITELLETGYSTLSPTVVVPIMESVIRKGEGFYSSYKSIFGSPYLQVTDGFQKLKDKTQAIGQKFSGEIETSKKAASSSSIGAGIDISAVKAELQNSASQILNYASLPAEAVKEFSALMIKLKSLKNPLDSEPDIRKLRRNITKTYWDVYRSCFVKNLTSGTNGPKPVQLMMQFGFFDESLLDDEHIGFLASNLNPSPRYSEPVPVHYGTEWLNQVYNKQVPTSIDELGQTFFEKVKLESKDVNYKKESDLPPHLDSPEARLAYEMQAMYEPNARLTSGGPATHLPILTRYHVSIPLDKCFVTKENVYKTIMDILNVDYTAFNREIIYKNEPLGIRSEFIQKSVIPDLIVIPSIGPKIMMWQDLSIFRGAGSKESRGRIIVPHFVTGDLKTMLLETIAAFRWELCKNILGPDWNNVGMPSITADYTDYVQFFKKNKDLSIEIKEKLSAEFKRFRTDRDKFANDYLLWMKYESEGVQRLNRVVRAIFYRHIPFHKDIRDKISTQPAYMELQNRFKNIRSRQHKEHENRYKKYANEAGMLPDVLQENLNYYLV; this is translated from the coding sequence ATGCCAATAGATACAAGAACCAACAATCAAAAACTTCAAATTCAAGCGGGAGAAGTTCTTTTCCTAGAAGGCTCACCTTGCAACTCTCTCAACATTCTACACGAGGGCAATGTCTCATTTGAGAAAAAAATAGGAGAATCAAGTATTCCTCTCTATATTTTGCCTGGACCAAATGTTACATTGGGAGCAAATTCATTATTGACCAATAGCAATTATAATTATACGATTCGATCAAGGTCAACTTGCATTCTATCAACTTATGCGATGAATGCATCATCCGTTCAGAAGACTCTTATATCTAAGTTATCCTTAGGTATGATGATTGCTAGAACTTCACTCAAAGAAATTTCAGAATTTTACAAAAAGAATAACCAAGTACGCAAACTTTCCAGCAGCATTGAGGCATTTTCTGATAATTTATCACTGGTTTATTATCTATGCAATCCTTCAGTTTTCCCAGATATCAAATTATCCGAACCAATTCCTGACGATCCCAATATTATTGATCCAGTGATTCGTTTGGTTAGAGACAATCTTTCGAATTTTCAAGAAAGAGGCGGAAGACTTCCTGATGAGCCTAATACTAAATTTCTTGAGGACAATATGTCCGAATTCCTTTTCAAGACTTACTTGGAAGAAATTGATCTAGATGATAAAGAATTTCATTTTATTCGCAAGATCTTGAATGTAAATCCTAAGATTCAAGGTGCATTATTTGAATCTGATCCAAGCTTAATGATCCATTCCTTGGAAAAATTGTCAGATACATTTACTGGTTTAAACAATCTTCTCCAAGCTGAAGCAGAAAACCTACAAAATCTGTTGAATCTGTATGGAGGAGATGAATATAGCTTAATAGAAAAATATTTATTAATAACAGAACTCTTGGAAACTGGATACTCAACTTTATCACCTACTGTGGTGGTTCCAATAATGGAGTCAGTAATTAGAAAAGGTGAAGGATTCTATTCAAGTTATAAATCAATTTTTGGTTCTCCTTACCTTCAAGTAACCGACGGTTTTCAAAAATTAAAAGATAAGACTCAAGCTATTGGACAGAAATTCTCGGGTGAGATTGAGACTTCTAAGAAAGCGGCTTCTTCCAGTTCCATTGGTGCAGGTATTGATATTTCTGCGGTCAAGGCAGAATTGCAAAACTCAGCAAGTCAGATTTTGAACTATGCAAGTCTTCCCGCAGAAGCAGTCAAAGAATTCTCTGCTTTGATGATTAAACTAAAAAGTCTCAAGAATCCGCTTGATTCCGAACCTGATATAAGAAAGCTTCGTCGCAATATAACAAAAACATATTGGGACGTTTATCGAAGTTGCTTTGTTAAAAATTTAACTTCCGGAACAAATGGCCCGAAACCCGTTCAACTCATGATGCAATTTGGATTTTTCGACGAAAGTCTGTTAGATGATGAACATATCGGTTTTCTCGCATCCAATCTAAATCCGTCACCGCGTTATAGTGAACCAGTTCCAGTTCATTATGGAACCGAATGGCTCAATCAAGTATACAATAAACAAGTTCCTACATCCATCGATGAGCTTGGGCAGACTTTTTTCGAAAAAGTAAAATTGGAATCCAAAGATGTAAACTATAAGAAGGAGAGTGACCTTCCTCCGCATTTAGATTCACCTGAAGCAAGACTAGCATACGAAATGCAAGCTATGTATGAACCGAATGCTCGACTAACATCGGGCGGTCCCGCAACACATCTTCCTATTCTTACTCGTTATCATGTATCCATTCCTCTGGATAAATGTTTTGTAACCAAAGAGAACGTTTACAAAACTATTATGGATATCCTGAATGTGGATTATACAGCATTCAATCGCGAGATCATCTATAAAAATGAACCTCTAGGGATCCGATCTGAATTCATTCAAAAAAGTGTTATTCCAGATCTCATTGTTATACCATCGATTGGACCAAAGATAATGATGTGGCAAGACCTCTCTATTTTCCGTGGAGCAGGTTCTAAAGAATCAAGAGGTAGAATCATTGTCCCTCATTTTGTTACTGGAGATCTTAAGACAATGTTGCTTGAGACGATTGCCGCTTTCCGTTGGGAACTCTGCAAAAATATTCTAGGACCTGATTGGAACAATGTTGGTATGCCTTCTATAACCGCAGACTATACGGACTACGTTCAATTCTTTAAAAAGAATAAAGACCTATCCATTGAAATAAAAGAAAAGTTGTCAGCAGAATTTAAAAGATTTAGAACAGATCGAGATAAATTTGCAAATGATTATCTGCTTTGGATGAAATATGAATCTGAAGGTGTCCAAAGATTGAATCGTGTTGTCCGAGCAATATTCTACCGACATATTCCATTCCATAAAGATATCCGAGATAAGATCTCAACACAACCTGCTTATATGGAATTGCAAAACAGATTTAAGAATATTAGAAGCCGGCAGCATAAAGAACACGAGAATCGTTACAAAAAGTACGCAAACGAAGCTGGAATGCTACCCGATGTCTTACAAGAGAATCTAAATTATTATTTAGTGTAA
- the aroA gene encoding 3-phosphoshikimate 1-carboxyvinyltransferase, with translation MIKNRQKFSSNRITVPGDKSLSHRFVLFSSLIQGKSECTGFLEAEDPLNTMNSFRSLGVEFTKIANGSYQVNSPGLSGLQSPSRPLDFGNAGTGIRLSCGFLAGMAGMNAELTGDASLCKRPMARIIDPLIEMGAQVFSDSDKGLAPLKVVGNKLQDHQYISKIASAQIKSCLMFAAMTSGVTLDYDEPELSRDHTENILRFLGGDIEHLSETHFIMRPPYNFTGTKFSIPGDISSAAFFIVLGLIADQDSVLIIENVGLNPSRIGILEVLKAMGGRIAILNKRTSCGEEAGDLEIRGSELKRIDIASALIPSIIDEIPILTIAGLFAEGGFEIRNAEELRAKESDRIESVVSNLRKLGVKVDEFPDGYSFNSPSSLNPDVKIETFMDHRIAMSFSILSKLLNLNLQFDETSWVETSFPGFFEILKKLDEG, from the coding sequence ATCATAAAAAATAGACAAAAATTTTCCTCCAACAGAATAACTGTGCCTGGAGACAAGTCGCTTTCACATCGGTTCGTGTTATTTTCATCCTTGATTCAAGGAAAATCAGAATGTACGGGTTTTCTAGAAGCGGAAGACCCATTGAACACCATGAATAGTTTCCGAAGTTTAGGAGTCGAATTTACAAAGATTGCAAATGGATCTTACCAAGTAAATTCACCGGGATTGTCGGGACTACAATCACCATCTAGACCTCTTGACTTCGGTAATGCAGGAACTGGCATTCGATTATCTTGCGGATTTCTCGCTGGAATGGCTGGAATGAATGCAGAATTAACAGGTGATGCTTCACTTTGTAAAAGACCTATGGCAAGAATCATAGATCCTTTAATTGAGATGGGTGCGCAAGTATTCTCAGATTCTGATAAAGGTCTTGCTCCTCTTAAAGTAGTTGGAAATAAATTGCAAGATCATCAATACATTAGCAAAATCGCAAGTGCTCAGATTAAGAGTTGCCTTATGTTCGCTGCAATGACATCCGGAGTAACCTTAGATTACGATGAACCAGAATTATCTAGAGATCATACTGAGAATATTCTAAGATTTCTTGGTGGAGACATCGAACATTTGAGTGAGACTCATTTTATCATGCGACCGCCTTATAACTTTACAGGAACTAAATTTTCTATTCCCGGAGATATATCATCTGCAGCTTTTTTTATTGTATTGGGTCTTATTGCAGATCAAGACAGCGTTTTGATTATTGAAAACGTTGGATTGAATCCATCACGGATTGGAATTTTGGAAGTTTTAAAAGCTATGGGTGGACGAATCGCTATTTTGAATAAGAGAACATCTTGTGGAGAAGAAGCAGGTGATCTTGAAATTCGAGGAAGTGAACTCAAGCGAATTGATATTGCATCAGCATTGATACCATCTATTATTGATGAGATACCTATTCTTACGATTGCAGGTTTATTTGCAGAAGGTGGTTTTGAGATACGGAATGCTGAGGAGTTGAGAGCCAAAGAATCAGATAGAATCGAATCGGTTGTAAGCAACTTGCGAAAGTTAGGCGTGAAAGTAGACGAATTCCCCGATGGTTATTCATTCAATTCCCCAAGTTCCTTGAATCCAGATGTAAAAATTGAAACATTTATGGATCATAGAATCGCAATGAGTTTTTCTATATTGAGTAAGTTACTCAATTTGAATTTACAATTTGATGAAACCAGTTGGGTTGAGACATCCTTTCCTGGTTTCTTTGAAATTTTGAAAAAATTGGACGAGGGTTAA